From Anopheles darlingi chromosome 2, idAnoDarlMG_H_01, whole genome shotgun sequence, the proteins below share one genomic window:
- the LOC125950020 gene encoding DNA replication licensing factor Mcm2, with translation MSDAPSSPAPNLPSEMDRRNFGRSGMTSPVGDFEPFENEEEILGDTTVRDEANEEEEDGEELFGDNMENDYRPVPHLDRYDMDDLDVEEYSDLSQTDRAAAEAEMRRRDRAAGIHRDDQDHLFYDKSDDEDGIPQAKRRAAAEKAAQIETEDAEMVESIEHLEETKGHSIKEWVSMLGPRTEISNRFNSFLRTFVDEKGHYVYRDRIRRMCEQNNSSFVVSYPDLANNQRVLAYFLPEAPFQMLEIMDKVAKEMVLSIYPTYERVTNEIHVRISDLPLVEELRTFRKLHLNQLVRTLGVVTATTGVLPQLSVIKYDCVKCGYVLGPFVQSQNTEVKPGSCPECQSAGPFSINMEQTLYRNYQKITLQESPGRIPAGRIPRSKDCILLADLCDQCKPGDEIEVTGIYTNNYDGSLNTEQGFPVFATVLIANHLVVKNSKHVVASLTDEDIATIQRLSKDPRISERIVQSMAPSIYGHNYIKRGLALALFGGESKNPGDKHKIRGDINILLCGDPGTAKSQFLKYTEKIAPRAVFTTGQGASAVGLTAYVRRNPATREWTLEAGALVLADLGVCLIDEFDKMNDQDRTSIHEAMEQQSISISKAGIVTSLQARCAVIAAANPIGGRYDPSMTFSENVNLSEPILSRFDVLCVVKDEFDPMQDQHLARFVVESHIKNHPSMADVVPESQPENSMQIPQELLKKYIVYAKENVHPKLSNMDQDKIANMYSQLRQESLSTGSLPITVRHIESVIRMSEAHARMHLRDTVQDVDVNMAIRMMLESFIEAQKFSVMNKMRSTFQKYLSFQRDHSELLFFILRQLTLDQLAYLRCKDGPRATHVEVMEKDLSERAKAIDIHNLKPFLESELFKTNGFTYDAKRKVIVQIVPEAAEA, from the exons ATGTCG gATGCACCGAGCTCGCCGGCCCCGAACCTACCGTCGGAGATGGATCGGCGAAACTTTGGCCGTTCTGGTATGACCTCGCCGGTGGGCGATTTCGAGCCGTTTGAGAACGAGGAAGAAATCCTGGGCGACACCACCGTGCGCGATGAGGCcaacgaagaggaggaggatggggaGGAACTGTTTGGCGACAACATGGAGAACGACTATCGGCCCGTTCCGCACCTCGATCGGTACGATATGGACGACTTGGACGTGGAGGAGTACAGTGATCTGTCGCAGACGGATCGTGCGGCGGCCGAAGCGGAGATGCGGCGCCGTGATCGGGCTGCCGGAATCCACCGTGATGATCAGGATCATCTGTTCTACGACAagagcgacgacgaagatgggATACCGCAGGCGAAGCGTCGCGCCGCGGCCGAGAAGGCGGCCCAAATCGAAACTGAGGATGCGGAAATGgtggaatcgatcgagcatcTCGAGGAAACCAAAGGCCATAGCATCAAAGAGTGGGTATCGATGTTGGGCCCGCGGACGGAAATTTCCAACCGATTCAATAGCTTTCTGCGCACGTTCGTCGATGAGAAGGGACACTACGTGTACCGTGATCGCATCCGGCGCATGTGCGAGCAGAACAACTCGAGCTTCGTGGTATCGTACCCGGATTTGGCCAACAATCAGCGCGTGCTAGCATACTTCCTGCCCGAGGCACCGTTTCAGATGCTCGAGATCATGGATAAGGTCGCGAAGGAGATGGTACTGAGCATCTATCCTACGTACGAGCGGGTCACGAACGAAATCCACGTGCGCATCTCGGACCTGCCGCTCGTGGAGGAGCTGCGCACATTCCGCAAGCTGCACTTGAATCAGCTCGTACGGACGCTCGGTGTGGTAACGGCGACGACGGGAGTGCTGCCACAGCTTTCCGTCATCAAGTATGATTGCGTCAAGTGCGGTTACGTGCTGGGACCGTTCGTGCAGAGCCAGAACACCGAGGTTAAACCCGGCTCGTGTCCCGAGTGTCAAAGTGCGGGACCGTTTTCGATCAACATGGAGCAAACGCTGTACCGGAACTATCAGAAGATTACGCTTCAGGAATCACCGGGACGGATTCCGGCCGGACGTATTCCACGAAGCAAAGATTGCATACTGTTGGCCGATCTGTGCGACCAGTGCAAGCCGGGTGACGAGATCGAGGTGACGGGCATTTACACGAACAACTACGACGGATCGTTGAACACCGAGCAGGGTTTCCCAGTGTTTGCAACCGTTCTGATCGCCAACCACTTGGTAGTGAAGAACAGCAAACATGTGGTGGCATCGCTGACCGATGAAGATATCGCAACGATACAACGTCTTAGCAAAGATCCGCGCATTAGTGAGCGGATCGTGCAAAGCATGGCCCCGTCGATCTACGGCCACAACTACATCAAGCGCGGACTGGCGCTAGCGTTGTTCGGAGGTGAGTCGAAGAACCCGGGTGATAAGCACAAAATCCGTGGCGACATCAACATTCTCTTGTGCGGTGATCCGGGAACGGCCAAATCGCAGTTTCTGAAGTACACAGAAAAGATTGCTCCTCGGGCCGTGTTCACCACCGGTCAGGGTGCTTCAGCCGTCGGTTTGACGGCTTACGTTCGGCGCAATCCGGCCACACGTGAGTGGACACTGGAGGCGGGTGCCCTGGTACTGGCCGATCTCGGTGTCTGTCTGATCGATGAGTTCGACAAGATGAACGACCAGGATCGCACATCGATCCACGAGGCAATGGAACAGcaatcgatctcgatctcgaaggCCGGCATCGTGACTTCGTTGCAGGCTCGCTGTGCGGTGATTGCTGCGGCTAATCCGATCGGTGGCCGGTACGATCCCAGTATGACCTTCTCGGAAAACGTGAACCTCTCCGAACCAATCCTGTCCCGTTTCGATGTGCTGTGTGTGGTAAAGGATGAATTTGATCCGATGCAGGATCAACATCTGGCCCGGTTCGTGGTCGAATCGCACATCAAGAACCATCCCTCGATGGCGGACGTCGTACCGGAATCGCAACCCGAGAACAGTATGCAGATACCGCAAGAGTTGCTGAAGAAGTACATCGTTTACGCGAAGGAGAACGTGCACCCGAAGCTGTCGAACATGGACCAGGACAAGATCGCTAACATGTACTCACAGCTGCGTCAGGAATCACTCTCGACCGGTTCGCTGCCGATCACGGTGCGCCACATCGAGAGCGTTATCCGTATGTCGgaggcacacgcacgcatgcatcTGCGCGATACGGTACAGGATGTGGACGTGAACATGGCGATCCGTATGATGCTGGAAAGCTTCATCGAGGCACAGAAGTTCAGCGTGATGAACAAGATGCGATCCACCTTCCAGAAGTATCTCTCCTTCCAGCGCGATCACTCGGAGCTGCTGTTCTTCATCTTGCGTCAGCTTACGCTCGATCAGCTAGCCTATCTACGGTGCAAGGATGGTCCGCGCGCAACCCACGTCGAGGTGATGGAGAAGGATCTGTCCGAGCGGGCCAAAGCGATCGATATTCACAATCTGAAGCCGTTCCTCGAATCGGAGCTGTTCAAAACGAACGGATTCACGTACGATGCCAAGCGAAAGGTGATCGTGCAGATCGTACCGGAAGCTGCCGAAGCGTAA
- the LOC125950062 gene encoding zinc finger CCHC domain-containing protein 10-like produces the protein MHLGAQKLALKQKEAKLAAAFPKGIQCQKCLEFGHWSYECKGKRKYLHRSSRTQVLKVNMKKLHNKQANDGNGNQAPPGTTDGVTKRSGKDKNKSGDGSSGSSDSSDSSSSSSSSSSSSSSGSSSSSSDSDSGTDSSSSSSSSSSSSSSSSGSSSSSSSENSSSSEEAAGKVSKKKKLPSKSKDSSVANGRKEKKKKVLRKRKHGKRSGDNSSSESEGSLQSDEEDRKKKKKRRKGAE, from the exons ATGCATCTGGGAGCACAAAAGCTAGCGCTTAAGCAGAA AGAGGCAAAGCTTGCCGCAGCCTTCCCCAAGGGAATACAGTGCCAGAAATGTTTGGAATTCGGCCACTGGAGCTACGAGTGCAAGGGCAAACGCAAGTATCTGCACCGCTCTTCGCGGACTCAGGTACTGAAGGTTAACATGAAGAAGCTGCACAACAAACA GGCCAACGATGGGAACGGCAATCAAGCACCGCCAGGGACGACCGATGGCGTAACGAAACGCAGCGGAAAGGATAAGAACAAGTCAGGGGATGGATCGTCCGGATCATCGGATAGTAgcgatagtagcagcagcagtagcagcagctcctcgagcAGTTctagcggaagcagcagcagcagcagtgatagCGATAGTGGCACCgatagtagcagtagtagtagtagtagtagtagctcctCGAGCAGTTccagcggaagcagcagtagcagcagcagcgaaaacTCCAGCTCGTCCGAAGAGGCGGCTGGCAAAgtgagcaaaaagaaaaagctaCCTAGCAAATCCAAGGACAGCAGTGTGGCCAACGGacgaaaggagaaaaagaaaaaggttcTCAGGAAACGAAAGCATGGCAAAAGGAGCGGTGATAATTCGagcagcgaaagcgaaggaTCCTTGCAGTCAGACGAAGAGgaccgaaagaaaaagaagaaacgtcGCAAAGGAGCCGAATAG